In a single window of the Ancylobacter polymorphus genome:
- a CDS encoding response regulator — translation MVGATGVDSELPRVLLVDDDPDVLIELSEGLAMLGLPSLTANTPVEAIDLVQRNEQLQVVVTDLQMPRIDGIELLQKLALMSRKRPLATIIITGHASLDRAVGALRLNAVDFLQKPLLPEEVAQAVRRAFSLVEDSVRQANGPVPVAEKPVARPNYLKTLVAARADRDAIFQSDLFSDPAWDMLLDLAVAEASGRPISVTSLCIASGAPTTTALRRIDELRDAGLIERRPDPADRRRIIVELTESGRQRMEAFVKRQAERLGLPLD, via the coding sequence ATGGTGGGTGCAACTGGGGTGGATTCGGAACTGCCGCGTGTTCTGCTGGTCGATGACGACCCGGACGTGCTGATCGAGCTGAGCGAAGGGCTGGCCATGCTCGGCCTGCCGAGCCTGACCGCGAATACGCCGGTGGAAGCCATCGACCTCGTGCAGCGCAACGAGCAGCTGCAGGTGGTGGTGACCGACCTGCAAATGCCGCGCATCGACGGCATCGAGCTGTTGCAGAAGCTCGCCTTGATGAGCCGCAAGCGCCCGCTCGCCACCATCATCATCACAGGCCACGCCTCGCTCGACCGGGCGGTGGGCGCGCTGCGCCTCAATGCGGTGGATTTCCTGCAGAAGCCGCTGCTGCCCGAGGAAGTCGCGCAGGCGGTGCGCCGGGCCTTCTCGCTGGTCGAGGACAGCGTCCGGCAGGCCAATGGGCCGGTGCCGGTAGCGGAAAAGCCGGTGGCACGGCCGAATTATCTGAAGACGCTGGTGGCCGCGCGCGCCGACCGCGACGCCATCTTCCAGTCCGACCTGTTCTCGGACCCGGCCTGGGACATGCTGCTCGACCTCGCGGTGGCGGAAGCCTCCGGCCGGCCGATTTCGGTCACCAGCCTGTGCATCGCCTCCGGCGCACCGACGACGACGGCGCTGCGACGGATCGATGAATTGCGGGACGCCGGGCTGATCGAGCGCCGCCCCGACCCCGCCGATCGCCGGCGGATCATCGTCGAATTGACAGAAAGCGGGCGCCAGCGGATGGAAGCTTTCGTCAAGCGGCAGGCCGAGCGTCTCGGCCTTCCCCTGGACTGA
- a CDS encoding response regulator transcription factor: MYVIVDDRSIVAESYVSSFSREGFSSFGLNEDEFKGWIESASENDIAAVEGFLLGDFERRPTYPEMIRSHSAAPILALSDQKSLAQTLELFTAGIDDVVRKPVHVREIVARTDAIWRRVNANTAPAAAREDRLKVFFDGRDPEIDGAPLPLPRRERHMLEYLVKNARRRVTKTQIFNTIYGIFNDDVDESVVEGHMSKLRKKLRMKLGYDVIDAKRYLGYQFVG, encoded by the coding sequence ATGTATGTCATCGTCGACGACCGCTCTATTGTTGCCGAAAGCTATGTTTCCAGCTTCTCGCGGGAAGGTTTTTCCAGCTTCGGCCTGAACGAAGACGAGTTCAAAGGCTGGATCGAGAGCGCTTCGGAGAATGATATTGCTGCGGTGGAAGGTTTTCTGCTCGGCGATTTCGAGCGGCGCCCGACTTACCCCGAGATGATCCGCTCGCACAGCGCCGCGCCGATCCTGGCGCTGAGCGACCAGAAGAGCCTGGCGCAGACGCTGGAACTGTTCACCGCCGGCATTGACGACGTGGTGCGCAAGCCCGTGCATGTCCGCGAGATCGTCGCCCGCACCGATGCGATCTGGCGGCGTGTCAACGCCAATACCGCCCCCGCTGCGGCGCGCGAGGACCGGCTGAAGGTGTTCTTCGACGGCCGTGACCCGGAGATCGACGGCGCCCCGCTGCCGCTGCCGCGCCGCGAGCGGCACATGCTGGAATATCTGGTCAAGAACGCCCGCCGGCGAGTGACCAAGACCCAGATCTTCAACACGATCTACGGCATCTTCAACGACGATGTCGACGAGAGCGTGGTCGAAGGCCATATGAGCAAGCTTCGCAAGAAGCTGCGCATGAAGCTCGGCTATGACGTGATCGACGCCAAGCGCTATCTCGGCTACCAGTTCGTCGGCTGA
- a CDS encoding response regulator: MAVDLSMPVLVVDDYKTMVRIIRNLLKQIGFEDVDEASDGVEALSKLKERQYGLVISDWNMEPMTGYELLKQVRDDSALNALPFIMVTAEAKSENVIAAKKAGVNNYIVKPFNAQTLKSKIETVFEG, from the coding sequence ATGGCCGTGGATTTGTCGATGCCGGTTCTTGTAGTCGACGATTACAAGACCATGGTCCGCATCATTCGCAACCTGCTGAAGCAGATCGGCTTTGAAGACGTGGACGAGGCGTCCGACGGCGTCGAAGCCCTCTCCAAGCTGAAGGAGCGGCAGTACGGGCTGGTGATTTCCGACTGGAACATGGAGCCGATGACGGGCTACGAACTGCTGAAGCAGGTGCGCGATGACAGCGCCCTCAACGCGCTGCCCTTCATCATGGTCACGGCCGAGGCGAAGTCGGAAAACGTCATCGCCGCCAAGAAGGCCGGTGTGAACAATTACATCGTCAAGCCCTTCAACGCGCAGACGCTGAAGAGCAAGATCGAGACGGTGTTCGAGGGCTGA
- a CDS encoding response regulator, whose protein sequence is MNATPSMLICDDEEELAHELGEYFASLGWHVALAITAEEAIAQLRDGLAPQVLITDLRIGAVDGRLVVAEARALPAALRPALVIIITGHVMHNVTAADLDGDFLYVKPVDPTDVLDDIGSFLAGVAPPPA, encoded by the coding sequence ATGAACGCCACACCCAGCATGCTGATCTGCGACGACGAGGAGGAGCTCGCCCACGAGCTGGGCGAGTATTTCGCCTCGCTGGGCTGGCATGTCGCCCTCGCCATCACGGCAGAGGAGGCGATCGCGCAGCTGCGCGACGGGCTGGCGCCGCAGGTGTTGATCACCGATCTGCGCATCGGCGCCGTTGACGGGCGGCTGGTGGTGGCCGAGGCCCGCGCCCTGCCGGCCGCGCTCCGCCCGGCGCTGGTCATCATCATCACCGGCCATGTCATGCACAATGTGACGGCGGCCGATCTCGACGGCGACTTCCTCTATGTGAAACCGGTCGATCCCACGGACGTTCTTGACGATATCGGCAGCTTCCTGGCCGGCGTGGCGCCGCCCCCGGCCTGA
- a CDS encoding sensor histidine kinase has protein sequence MILARNSRSIGLLKLGLVVASVALFLATTLVYVLQTRQQAFLTATIRSSGWVAYQAQLEFVKTQAEFAKLAIVPSTLGMDKLMLRLELLRSRLPLLYDSDEGRVLSDIVDTRGPTQIFEARLDQIIDEVGKLDPEDGGTARELKKLSQQLEPLGEALQTILMQSVAYNQEIFQRERAMAQRPGALPLVMLFVSGACLAAVLILQARRDRIRLNEVREAQAALAAMEENLRAVIQAVPACVVVADPDTDKVNFINPSAAALVSPSLDDPAWPRFVRAIRAAAGEPDTRRWGALSMGYARSPGDIISLRGSVGTVLWEQRPQQLIVVVDTSQVRNAELQVMQAAKLATLGEMATAIAHELNQPLAVIKMAVANARRLLDPLPGGEPVAAKLERISAQVDRAKRITDQVRRYGRMPTEQLLPFSLRHAVELAAGFVAEQFRAANIVLSIEAGVPAELLVFGEQTMFEQVIVNVLINARDAFETQEIRESQERRERDTPPAAAAGTARREVQVSIGREGERAVIAVQDNAGGVPEDILERMFEPFATTKSTEKGTGLGLSLARSVVRDMNGTIVAENVGAGARFTITVPASLINASRDAA, from the coding sequence TTGATTTTAGCGCGCAATAGTCGCTCGATCGGCCTCCTCAAGCTTGGCCTTGTCGTCGCTTCCGTTGCGCTCTTTCTCGCGACCACGCTGGTCTATGTCCTGCAGACCCGCCAGCAGGCCTTTCTCACCGCGACGATCCGCTCCTCCGGCTGGGTGGCCTATCAGGCGCAGCTGGAATTCGTGAAGACGCAGGCCGAATTCGCCAAGCTCGCTATCGTGCCGAGCACCCTGGGCATGGACAAGCTGATGCTGCGCCTCGAACTGCTTCGCTCGCGGCTGCCGCTGCTCTACGATTCCGACGAGGGCCGCGTGCTGAGCGATATCGTCGACACGCGCGGCCCGACGCAGATTTTCGAGGCGCGGCTGGACCAGATCATCGATGAGGTTGGAAAACTCGATCCGGAGGATGGCGGCACGGCGCGGGAGCTGAAGAAACTGAGCCAGCAGCTGGAGCCGCTCGGTGAGGCGCTGCAGACCATATTGATGCAGTCGGTCGCCTATAATCAGGAGATCTTCCAGCGGGAGCGCGCCATGGCGCAGCGGCCCGGCGCGCTGCCGTTGGTGATGCTGTTCGTCAGCGGCGCCTGCCTTGCCGCCGTGCTCATCCTGCAGGCGCGCCGCGACCGCATCCGCCTCAACGAGGTGCGCGAGGCGCAGGCGGCGCTGGCGGCGATGGAGGAGAATCTGCGCGCCGTCATCCAGGCCGTGCCGGCCTGCGTGGTGGTGGCCGACCCGGACACCGACAAGGTGAACTTCATCAACCCGTCCGCCGCCGCCCTCGTCTCCCCCTCGCTGGACGATCCCGCCTGGCCGCGCTTCGTCCGGGCGATCCGCGCCGCCGCCGGCGAGCCCGATACCCGCCGCTGGGGCGCGCTGAGCATGGGCTATGCCCGCAGCCCCGGCGACATCATCTCGCTGCGCGGATCGGTCGGCACCGTCTTGTGGGAGCAGCGCCCGCAGCAGCTCATCGTGGTGGTCGACACCTCGCAGGTGCGCAATGCCGAATTGCAGGTGATGCAGGCGGCCAAGCTGGCGACGCTGGGCGAGATGGCCACCGCCATCGCGCATGAGCTCAACCAGCCGCTGGCGGTGATCAAGATGGCGGTGGCCAATGCCCGCCGCCTGCTCGACCCGCTGCCGGGCGGGGAGCCGGTGGCGGCCAAGCTGGAGCGCATTTCGGCGCAGGTCGACCGCGCCAAGCGCATCACCGACCAGGTCCGCCGCTATGGCCGCATGCCGACCGAGCAGCTTCTGCCCTTCTCGCTGCGCCATGCGGTGGAACTCGCCGCCGGCTTCGTCGCCGAGCAGTTCCGCGCCGCCAACATCGTGCTGTCGATCGAGGCGGGCGTGCCCGCCGAATTGCTGGTGTTTGGCGAGCAGACCATGTTCGAGCAGGTCATCGTCAATGTGCTGATCAACGCCCGCGATGCCTTCGAAACGCAGGAGATTCGCGAATCGCAGGAGCGCCGCGAACGCGACACCCCGCCGGCTGCCGCGGCCGGCACGGCCCGGCGCGAGGTGCAGGTGTCAATCGGGCGGGAGGGTGAGCGCGCGGTGATCGCGGTGCAGGACAATGCCGGCGGCGTGCCCGAGGACATTCTGGAACGCATGTTCGAGCCCTTCGCCACCACCAAATCGACGGAAAAGGGCACCGGGCTCGGCCTCTCGCTCGCGCGCAGCGTGGTGCGTGATATGAACGGTACCATCGTGGCAGAAAATGTCGGCGCCGGCGCGCGTTTCACCATCACCGTGCCGGCTTCGCTCATCAACGCCTCGCGGGACGCCGCATGA
- a CDS encoding ATP-binding protein, protein MTSDSSAQAGPIPPDPSAVPANVSPAVPLWKGASYRLLLVFVLLLSFIVPASVALVAIRLHSAHEEEVTIAASRKLAVALTSHLERTVESIEAFLDGFANLPDDASPQEIYSRLLTARLPASVIQITYVDPAGAVVASNLLPPGNGVTLADREHIRVHMNNDPTDTGIFISKPVKGRISGAWSIQFTKALRAPDGTLRGIIAASYQISDFIEFYEKLQPEGRGLIALVGFDGVVRASVPANHNMDGMEAAALLPGLSILADHTNRPYSGIAWDGVDRIGYAMQSDRYPFLVVVAADRQAVLDESHDFHMAIWGIAGGLGVTLAALALFAVRHSRLERTYRERELTAQAQEREAQVLQAISRVPGIHVLHVENGRAGRIGEPADGLLPRLIAERVESPEFLARLQEDAAPSVAMEHFSGDGEEFEVGMVITRLPPSGPGRTDPATAPAVVFALDETAKRLKENKLYQMSKMAALGELVTGLAHEINQPLGVIRLAASNAIMGLRKGLPAEHTSEKLARIVRQVERMKAIIDHMRIFGRKDTLAIDPSSAETAVEGTLQVLGTEIRLDGIELTATGSAGTARVPCRQEQLEQVLINLVLNARDAIRARRQHEPDFAGRIAIAIEPRVTEGQGFVVVTVRDNGGGIPPAAIGKIFQPFFTTKPSGQGTGLGLSVSFGIIRDYGGTLTVANVEGGALFTIALPEVPAAPDDAATSGNRSEPEASSTG, encoded by the coding sequence ATGACCTCGGATTCTTCAGCGCAGGCGGGGCCGATCCCGCCCGATCCTTCCGCCGTGCCGGCGAACGTTTCCCCTGCCGTGCCACTGTGGAAGGGCGCCTCGTACCGGCTGCTGCTGGTATTCGTGCTGCTCCTGTCCTTCATCGTGCCGGCGTCGGTGGCGCTCGTCGCCATTCGATTGCATTCGGCCCATGAAGAGGAGGTCACTATCGCCGCCTCACGCAAGCTGGCGGTGGCGCTGACCTCGCATCTGGAACGCACGGTCGAATCCATCGAAGCCTTCCTCGACGGCTTCGCCAACCTGCCGGACGACGCCTCGCCGCAGGAAATCTATTCCCGGCTGCTCACCGCCCGCCTGCCGGCCTCGGTCATCCAGATAACCTATGTCGATCCCGCCGGGGCCGTCGTCGCCAGCAATCTGCTTCCGCCGGGCAATGGCGTGACGCTGGCCGACCGCGAACATATTCGCGTGCATATGAACAACGACCCGACCGATACCGGCATCTTCATCAGCAAGCCGGTTAAGGGGCGGATCAGCGGCGCCTGGTCGATTCAGTTCACCAAGGCCCTACGCGCGCCCGACGGCACGTTGCGCGGCATCATCGCCGCCTCCTACCAGATTTCCGACTTCATCGAATTTTACGAGAAATTGCAGCCGGAAGGCCGGGGACTGATCGCGCTCGTGGGCTTTGACGGGGTGGTGCGGGCCAGCGTGCCGGCCAATCACAACATGGACGGCATGGAGGCGGCGGCGCTCCTTCCTGGCCTCTCGATCCTCGCCGACCACACCAATCGCCCCTATTCCGGCATCGCCTGGGACGGTGTCGACCGGATCGGCTATGCCATGCAATCCGACCGCTACCCCTTCCTCGTGGTGGTGGCGGCGGACCGCCAGGCGGTGCTGGACGAGTCGCATGATTTTCATATGGCGATCTGGGGCATTGCCGGCGGGCTCGGCGTGACGCTTGCGGCACTGGCCCTGTTCGCCGTGCGGCATTCGCGGCTGGAGCGGACCTATCGCGAGCGGGAACTCACGGCGCAGGCACAGGAGCGCGAGGCGCAGGTGCTGCAGGCGATCAGCCGCGTGCCGGGCATCCATGTGCTGCATGTCGAGAACGGGCGGGCGGGGCGTATCGGGGAGCCGGCGGACGGCCTGTTGCCCCGGCTGATCGCCGAGCGAGTGGAATCGCCGGAGTTCCTCGCCCGCCTGCAGGAGGATGCCGCGCCTTCGGTGGCGATGGAGCATTTTTCCGGCGATGGCGAGGAGTTCGAGGTCGGCATGGTCATCACGCGGCTGCCGCCCAGCGGGCCGGGCCGCACGGATCCCGCCACCGCGCCGGCCGTGGTGTTCGCGCTGGATGAAACCGCCAAGCGCCTGAAGGAGAACAAGCTCTACCAGATGTCGAAAATGGCGGCGCTTGGTGAACTGGTGACCGGCCTCGCCCATGAGATCAACCAGCCGCTCGGGGTCATCCGGCTGGCGGCCAGCAATGCGATCATGGGCCTGCGCAAGGGCCTGCCGGCCGAGCACACCAGCGAGAAGCTGGCGCGCATCGTGCGGCAGGTGGAGCGCATGAAGGCGATCATCGATCATATGCGCATCTTCGGGCGCAAGGACACGCTCGCCATCGATCCCTCCTCGGCGGAAACGGCGGTGGAGGGCACGTTGCAGGTGCTCGGCACGGAAATCCGCCTCGACGGCATCGAACTGACGGCCACGGGCAGCGCCGGCACGGCTCGCGTGCCCTGCCGGCAGGAGCAGCTGGAACAGGTGCTGATCAATCTGGTGCTGAACGCGCGCGACGCCATCCGCGCCCGCCGCCAGCACGAGCCGGATTTTGCCGGCCGCATCGCCATCGCCATCGAACCCCGCGTGACGGAAGGGCAGGGCTTCGTCGTTGTCACCGTGCGCGATAATGGCGGCGGCATCCCGCCGGCGGCGATCGGCAAGATTTTCCAGCCCTTCTTCACCACCAAGCCTTCCGGCCAGGGCACGGGCCTCGGCCTCTCCGTTAGCTTCGGCATCATCCGCGATTATGGCGGCACGCTCACCGTCGCCAATGTCGAGGGCGGCGCGCTGTTCACCATCGCCCTTCCGGAAGTGCCGGCGGCACCGGATGACGCCGCCACCTCGGGCAACCGGAGCGAGCCTGAAGCAAGCTCCACAGGCTAG
- a CDS encoding protein phosphatase CheZ, producing the protein MSSARRPFRIEANERHNGAGEKHVASTVTMQGSVSAQIGRVLEELHELRGVIARFDRRCPEADPECSRHAMLMDVETIRQAIDNTKNELATLQAGGAKGARFNRATDELDAVVADTEAATEDILQMAENIDGAAISLVAELEGSHKMLAQAIHSYATRIFEACNFQDISGQRIRKVVDLMVFIEERVERMSNIWGGQEEVARIAETIAPERTGDEALLNGPALADDENVVSQDDIDSLFA; encoded by the coding sequence ATGTCGTCTGCCCGGCGGCCGTTCCGGATTGAAGCGAATGAACGACACAATGGGGCGGGAGAGAAGCACGTCGCCAGCACAGTGACGATGCAGGGCTCCGTCTCCGCCCAGATAGGCCGTGTGCTAGAAGAGCTGCACGAGCTGCGCGGCGTGATCGCGCGGTTCGACCGCCGCTGCCCCGAAGCCGATCCCGAATGCTCGCGCCACGCCATGCTGATGGACGTGGAGACGATCCGCCAGGCGATCGACAACACCAAGAACGAGCTGGCCACGCTGCAGGCGGGCGGCGCCAAGGGTGCGCGCTTCAACCGCGCCACCGACGAGCTCGACGCCGTCGTCGCCGACACCGAGGCGGCGACCGAGGACATTCTGCAGATGGCCGAGAATATCGACGGCGCGGCGATCTCGCTGGTCGCCGAGCTGGAAGGCAGCCACAAGATGCTGGCGCAGGCGATCCACAGCTACGCCACCCGCATCTTCGAGGCCTGCAATTTCCAGGACATTAGCGGCCAGCGCATCCGCAAGGTGGTCGACCTCATGGTCTTCATCGAGGAGCGGGTCGAACGCATGTCCAACATCTGGGGCGGGCAGGAAGAAGTGGCGCGCATCGCCGAGACCATCGCCCCCGAGCGCACCGGCGACGAGGCGCTGCTCAACGGGCCGGCGCTGGCGGATGACGAGAACGTCGTCTCGCAGGACGACATCGACTCCCTCTTCGCCTGA
- a CDS encoding lytic transglycosylase domain-containing protein: MKMRLSALLMAALLTSSPELAAAPNASATQTPAGTPASAASGARLGVCEAAMARASAKHGVPLAILYAVGMTETGGNGTLQPLAMNAGGKSLVATSPADGARKLAEFNARGVTLVDLGCMQINHRWHGDQFASVAEMFDPERNVDYAARFLAELRQRHGNWTMAAARYNAGPNNDPAQKRYVCAVIRNLVRSGFGSWTAQSRAFCA; this comes from the coding sequence ATGAAGATGCGGCTTTCCGCGCTGCTGATGGCGGCTCTGCTGACCAGCAGCCCTGAGCTTGCGGCCGCGCCGAACGCCTCGGCCACGCAAACACCCGCCGGCACGCCCGCCAGCGCGGCGTCCGGGGCGCGCCTCGGCGTATGCGAGGCGGCCATGGCGCGCGCCTCGGCCAAACATGGCGTGCCGCTGGCGATCCTCTATGCGGTCGGCATGACCGAGACCGGCGGCAATGGCACGCTGCAGCCTCTGGCGATGAATGCGGGGGGAAAAAGCCTTGTCGCGACCAGCCCCGCCGATGGCGCGCGCAAGCTGGCGGAGTTCAACGCGCGAGGCGTGACCCTGGTCGATCTCGGCTGCATGCAGATCAACCATCGCTGGCATGGCGACCAGTTCGCCTCGGTGGCGGAGATGTTCGATCCGGAGCGCAATGTCGACTACGCCGCCCGCTTCCTTGCGGAGCTGCGGCAGCGTCATGGCAACTGGACGATGGCGGCGGCCCGTTACAATGCCGGGCCGAACAATGATCCGGCGCAGAAGCGCTATGTCTGTGCCGTCATCCGCAATCTGGTCCGGTCCGGCTTCGGCAGCTGGACCGCCCAGTCGCGGGCCTTCTGCGCCTGA